The sequence GGCAGTTAAGTGCTGGGACCGTGTTGGTGATAGTGATATATTCAGACCATGATGTAGCCTACTCAAATGACTAGGCCTACTGAACCTTGGGGAACCCGCTCAACGACCAAATTATGCACGGCCTGAATAGCTAGTTCACTTCAATAATTAAACCTACAAGGAAGTAATCTTCTCCGATGTTAAAGAACCCCTTAGAATAATGAAGGCAATACGCATTGGATGCTAAAAAGGAGAACGCTTATTCCCAATCCAAAGGGGGGTAAATAAAAGCAAGGCCTTGCGTTTTTGCACCCACACATTTCCTGAGTGGTTGATTTATGGGTGCTCTTCTAAAGCATGTCATTTGAAACAAATATCAGACTGCTTTGAAACACAATTAACAAAACTGTTGTTCaaaataatggtaataataatatatatataggccTATACCTTTTTTGTCGCTATTCTGCCAGCATGCGTCCTCACTATGGTAAGCGTGCAAGAGACCCAAGCTTCCCTAGGCCTAGTGGCAGTGACCTGATAATCCAACAACATACTGACACATTGAGTTCTGCCCAGAATAGGGCCTGCTGAATCTAGCCAGTTAAATGGTACAAAGCATAGCGTCTACAGTGGACTTTTGGCACTAAGTTTGGACATACTTGTATGACTCGTGCCttaacttagatttgtgtgtattaggtagttgttgtggaattgttagattacttgttagatattgctgcactgtcgggaactagaagcacaatcatttcgctacactggcaataacatctgctaaccatgtgtatgtgatcaatacgattttattttattgtattggTCAAAGCCTATTCTAGGCCTAAAGTCAAACGAATATAATGGCCTATAAGTGATCTCCGAGTTCAAACAAACAATTTGTTGCTGTGTAGAATGAAAGTCTCCCTTACCTGAGAGGCGAGCATGTGCTGCGACAGATGGAAGGGGAAAGGGTTTCCCGTGCCCTGGGCGGAGAGGCTGCCGTTTTCCATACCACTTGCTCCAGATACCGACGCCAATAGATGTCCCATGCTCATGGCAGAAAACGCTCCTGGGCCCATAGCGAACTGTCCAGGGTGAAATAGCATTTGTCCGGCGTTCATGGGATTAAAAAACTGCTGGCTGTGCAAGCCAGACAGGGCCAGACTCTGCAGGTGGCTCGCGCTAAAGTGTGAGGGGCTCTCTGTTTGAACCATGAGCGGGGAGAAACTTTCCTTGCTAGCGCTTATCCCGCCGCTGTCTGTGGTGTTTTTTTTTGACGAATCTGTAGTGTCTTTCCTGTGCCTGTTCTCCGTTTTGTCTCCTTTCTCAAGGTTCCTGAATATGGAGTTGCTCGGCTTCCTTGAGCCCGGATAGTCGTCTTTCTTGTCCAGACTCGGCTTATCGTTCACCCGGTCCTCGCACCACGGGCTGAAGGGAGAGGGCGGCTCCGGTCCAGGGCTGTTAGATGCGGTACAACGCTCATCCAGATGATCAAGTTCTTGTTCACTGTCAGTACAGGTTTTATCATCTGTTATAAAAAAAAAGTTGTAGTCAGAATTAGCTGTATGTTGGTGGGCCTAAATGTAAAATAACTGACAAAATTCCATGCCATACTCAgacttaaataaatacaaatatatcaTTAATAATGGAAAGTAAAATAGCAGTTGAAACGGCAGTGGTTAcaacgttcacacacacacacacacacacacacacactgtgtaagTGATTATTTTAAGTGTACAGTCATGATTTAGTGTTAACATGCCTTGTCTAACCGTTTCCTTCCTACATGTCAGCCCAAGGCTTACTCCGACCATTAACATGTGGCTTTGTGTTGTATTTTTACCCAAGACTAAATAGACTTCAGTTATGAATCGAAAGTTGAGCAGTCAAAAGTTAGTGTTTTTCGATGGTCAAATAGCCTGATTAAGTCTATACATTACAGCAGGAAACAGTTATTTCATATTTCAATAATAAGTGAGTTGAACAAATAGCCTGTCACGAAAGAACATTGGAAATCTAAAGAACATGAGCTGCTGAAAACGATCAAAGTACATTTTGTAATTAGAAAATGTACAATTACTGTGTTTTCTTGGTAAATTGCATTTTGTGTTGCACATGAATTGTATTATGTAAATCTAATACTTTGACATAATAAATGAAATGAAGTTATCACAAACCGTACACTATTGGTTATAGGCCTAAAGCCTATTCTCTCAAACAGGCTAAATTACTAGAGGATTTGGCCTATAGCCTACATCGTTCAGCCACCATAAGTCTAAATGCCATTGGCCACAATTGCATTATTATGTTTAAGCTTATCAAACAAACTGAGATTTAGGTTTAATATAATTTATTTTACCTCGGCTGATTCGACTGAACCTAAGCGGGCTGGATCCAGGTCCGACTGGGGAGTGCGCACTTTCTCGGCCAGTTGTTGGCTCGCTAGAGGAGGCATCAGAGTCGCCCCCGTCTCGGTCTGCTTTGCATTGGTCTTCATacatccgcagagagggaagaGTCAACTGTTTCCTAGAGTTGAACGGTTCCCTTTTAATAATAGTGGGTACATGTATTCAAGTAAGGCATCCATACACCATTAACATGACATGATGCCAGCATTAGGCCGACCTACATTCAATGATAAGCCTACATCAGAGTTGAGAATAGCATGCATTTTGTCATTTTTATTTTGTTAACTAATAAACAGATTAAGGAATAACGTTGGGGCATGGTTAAAACATGCGTAACATAGGACCAATGCATATGATCGTATTATGATCATATAATGTCTATAGAACTAGGCTAGACTACACAGTGTGATGGGTGAATGGATATAACCTATGCttaccttttctctctccttccatttcCGGTGTCTCTGAATCCTTTGGCAAAAGGGTTATTATCGATCTTCAgctgtgtgatctgtagacaggagagagagaaaatatattaCACAGTGCAGGGTGTACACAAGATAAACGAGAAAAACAATGACAAATAGGCCTAACCATAGACGTTACATTTAATGATtgttattagtagtattagtcgtactagtagtagtattagccCCATAACTCGGCCTATGGGCATATAGGTCCAGTTAGGCCTATGGTAGGCCGAATAATGTCTTGACCTATATATAGGGTCACGTGTTTTTCTCCACTTGATTTAGTCTGATATATTTCTCCCACATACATAGTGTCCCGTTAAACACACCGAATAGAACACACTCCGATGAAAGAAAGCCCCGGTAGATGTTGCATTATTAATAGGGGTTTAATGACGAGGCGTTATTCTCACGAGCCCCATGAGAACCATACAGTGTTTCTCCATCCATTCTTTtccaagagagtgagagagggggagagctgaGTGGGGGAGAGCTGAGTGGGGGCTGCGTCATGCAAGGCATGTCTGGAAAAAATACTGCATGGGCTTTAAAGCCAACCCTGTCACTGGAACCGCTGTACACGCCGCTTGGCCTAAATGTTTCGATACGGGGTTTGTCCTGTTTGAGAGGCCGGTGTTTTCCCCTCCTCGCCTTGTATGGAACTCTTGAGGAATTCGTGAATCGACCAATCAGGGAGTCACTGTTCCCCATCTGTCACGCTTTGATTGCGCAGGCAGCCTCCGAAACTGTGTAGTTCGCGGACAAATTGACGAGGCTAGTGCCTTCTAATCGATTGTGACTCTTTGTCATAAACTTTACGATAGCAACAAGACCACCTCTGACACGGACGCCAATTAGACTcatggaggggaagaggagagcggGCGCAGGGAGCTAGATCATTTTAGACTGCAACTAAAATAAATACTCACCATCAAACTTAGGAATTACTGACACCCTGAATAACCATGGGGAAATCAGTCTTTAACCAAATGGTGTCAGTGTCCAAAGAAGCGCCATCTAATTAGATTTGAATGGTATTGTAGCCAGCAGCATATCGTCCATAGCTCATAGACGGAAAGACAACAGCAATAGCCAACCTTTTCAAATACGTATTTTACTAGTCAAATATATGCCTGCAATTGCAGGCTAAACTGGTTACGTAAGGTTAACCATAACATTTGACAATGATGACCAACATGCGGTTTGATTGAGCAGGTGCATTTAGTCCTACAGATTAAAAACCCTGCAGAAGCGGTTTCACTGTAAAGTATGCCTTTAACGTTCGCAAACAAAGATCATTAAATGCAACAAGGTTAAACAAACGAGTGAGGCCATCTAATTCCACAAATGAGCCAATTATTCACagcataaaaaacaaacaaaactaaATCAAAATTGAACCTCAGATTAACCCTTTGCTGATACAAAATCGTGGCATTTGTGTGAATATAGGGCCAACCTCTTATGGCGAGGTTCTTTCATGGTCACGAACATGAATGTAGCCTATGTTAAATTCCactgtattgtacagtattgTATGGGCTACTGTATTACATTGCTGACCTTGTCGTTTTGATAAGCTGTGACAGCGATGAAGTCAGTCTCCGGGAACACGTAAGTCCTGAACGTGCTGTAGGGGAGCTTCAGGATGTCGTTGGCCCTCACGATATGAAACCTGGGCTGGTATTTGTGCATGGAATTAAGAATCGTCTGTGGAAATATGGGAAAAAATGAATTATTAGCGTTTCATCGAGACCATCTGATGATATGCCTATCTCAAAATAACTCGTAGGTGATTAACACTATAAAATGAGATTAAAATATGGTATTATTATTTCTTATACTAATTATTACTGGGCCTAGTATCATTATTATTCATAACAGTGATTAGGTCTAATTTAGAATTGGGCCTGGTGTGTATTCTCAAAATGCAAGAGAACACACCTGTGGTCAACTCAGATCGAGATacaaaacaatattaaagataaacagttaatgTAATGTTTGCATTGTCATATCTGCTGGCCAACCTACTGGGTATCTGATAACATTTATAACATGTATATTCTATACATTCATTAACTACAACAATACGTAGGCCTGTACACAGTGGCTGGATAATTAAATGTAAACTTTGGATAGCCTATGGCCTACATCTATCAAAACACTGCCTGCAACATTTTGCAAAAACGTCTGGATGCGTCTGGCATGTAAATGTTCCATTTGTTTACAGTCGGTTTGTCTGCACATAGGATCATTGAACACACGCTGCAGCTTCTCTCTATATAGCCTACTTATTGTGGCATCCATCATTTCCCTCTTCTCCGCGGATCATTTTTTACTGTAGGCTACAAAAAGCACTTCAGGGACCGACGGCGAAACACGAATAGGCACGGCCTTGGAGTTCGAGTACAGGCTACATCCATACACTGTTTTTATTCCACGCAGCTCAAGCTGACTCAAGGCAGTGAGGCTAGATCGGAGCAAAGCTATCAAACCGAAAGGACGCCACAGAGACTCGCCCTATCCAAACCGATTTCCACTCTGCCCGGTCTCCTTGACCTGATTTCTGAAGTCCATAATCCCCAATTCTCACGAACTTCCTCTTCGTTTAAATGAGGCTTTTAAAAAATAGCAAATGTAATACTTGAATCATGAATACAATCCTCTTCCACAATCGTGCACAACTCAGTTTTATAAATGTGTAATTGCGTTACATGACTATTTCTACCAACAAGAGCATGATATTAGATTTATAGGCTACTTTTATGACGCTTTAGACATTTTGGGAGATCATATTTGGAAAGAGGCCTGTAGACATCGAGTTGAACAATGTCCTGGCAACAGCCTGGCAATACTAAGCCATCTATTGGGAAAAATACAGTGGCAATACGTTAGGCCTACTAAAATCATGTTGCAAATAGAATGAGAATATTCAAGAACTATAGAAATATCTCGCTCAAAAAATACATTGTGTTACACCAAACCTAAAATATATTGTCTATAAAATGTGTGTAATTTATTATTATCCATCAGAAATACAATTGCGTGTTTAAATGTAAATAAAAGTCAACATACAGTACTTACAAATCCATGCTTGTCCGAGATATTGTTGGTCAGCTTTAGTTTATGAAAAGCCACCGGCTTGGCCATCCACTGCTCTCCCGTAGCTGGGCTATCCGGGTGAATGTACATTCTTTTGGGCATCTCTGGATCGGCCTTTCCCGCTACCATCCAGCGAGAATTGTGGAACTTGTAGCGGCAGTCGTCGGCAGCGACTATATCCATCAATAGAATATACTTGGCTTTTTTATCAAGCCCATTTATTCTGACT comes from Salmo salar chromosome ssa20, Ssal_v3.1, whole genome shotgun sequence and encodes:
- the LOC106580995 gene encoding T-box transcription factor TBX2b isoform X3, with amino-acid sequence MRDPVFTGTAMAYHPFHAHRPTDFSMSAFLAAAQPSFFPTLTLPHGALTKPMSDHLVGAAEAGLHPALSHHHQAAHLRSLKSLEPEEEVEDDPKVTLEAKDLWDQFHKIGTEMVITKSGRRMFPPFKVRINGLDKKAKYILLMDIVAADDCRYKFHNSRWMVAGKADPEMPKRMYIHPDSPATGEQWMAKPVAFHKLKLTNNISDKHGFVSTTILNSMHKYQPRFHIVRANDILKLPYSTFRTYVFPETDFIAVTAYQNDKITQLKIDNNPFAKGFRDTGNGRREKRKQLTLPSLRMYEDQCKADRDGGDSDASSSEPTTGRESAHSPVGPGSSPLRFSRISRDDKTCTDSEQELDHLDERCTASNSPGPEPPSPFSPWCEDRVNDKPSLDKKDDYPGSRKPSNSIFRNLEKGDKTENRHRKDTTDSSKKNTTDSGGISASKESFSPLMVQTESPSHFSASHLQSLALSGLHSQQFFNPMNAGQMLFHPGQFAMGPGAFSAMSMGHLLASVSGASGMENGSLSAQGTGNPFPFHLSQHMLASQGIPMPTFGGLFPYPYNYMAAAAAAASAMPASTTASSLSRNPFLTSSRPRLRFNPYQIPVSMAQSTNLLTTGLPGGLNPGSESSKSGSRETSPVPDIHNNKAGSSHRTSSPKSMKDSINELQNIQRLVSGLESQRETYPPRDSPK
- the LOC106580995 gene encoding T-box transcription factor TBX2b isoform X2; this translates as MRDPVFTGTAMAYHPFHAHRPTDFSMSAFLAAAQPSFFPTLTLPHGALTKPMSDHLVGAAEAGLHPALSHHHQAAHLRSLKSLEPEEEVEDDPKVTLEAKDLWDQFHKIGTEMVITKSGRRMFPPFKVRINGLDKKAKYILLMDIVAADDCRYKFHNSRWMVAGKADPEMPKRMYIHPDSPATGEQWMAKPVAFHKLKLTNNISDKHGFTILNSMHKYQPRFHIVRANDILKLPYSTFRTYVFPETDFIAVTAYQNDKITQLKIDNNPFAKGFRDTGNGRREKREPFNSRKQLTLPSLRMYEDQCKADRDGGDSDASSSEPTTGRESAHSPVGPGSSPLRFSRISRDDKTCTDSEQELDHLDERCTASNSPGPEPPSPFSPWCEDRVNDKPSLDKKDDYPGSRKPSNSIFRNLEKGDKTENRHRKDTTDSSKKNTTDSGGISASKESFSPLMVQTESPSHFSASHLQSLALSGLHSQQFFNPMNAGQMLFHPGQFAMGPGAFSAMSMGHLLASVSGASGMENGSLSAQGTGNPFPFHLSQHMLASQGIPMPTFGGLFPYPYNYMAAAAAAASAMPASTTASSLSRNPFLTSSRPRLRFNPYQIPVSMAQSTNLLTTGLPGGLNPGSESSKSGSRETSPVPDIHNNKAGSSHRTSSPKSMKDSINELQNIQRLVSGLESQRETYPPRDSPK
- the LOC106580995 gene encoding T-box transcription factor TBX2b isoform X4; the encoded protein is MRDPVFTGTAMAYHPFHAHRPTDFSMSAFLAAAQPSFFPTLTLPHGALTKPMSDHLVGAAEAGLHPALSHHHQAAHLRSLKSLEPEEEVEDDPKVTLEAKDLWDQFHKIGTEMVITKSGRRMFPPFKVRINGLDKKAKYILLMDIVAADDCRYKFHNSRWMVAGKADPEMPKRMYIHPDSPATGEQWMAKPVAFHKLKLTNNISDKHGFTILNSMHKYQPRFHIVRANDILKLPYSTFRTYVFPETDFIAVTAYQNDKITQLKIDNNPFAKGFRDTGNGRREKRKQLTLPSLRMYEDQCKADRDGGDSDASSSEPTTGRESAHSPVGPGSSPLRFSRISRDDKTCTDSEQELDHLDERCTASNSPGPEPPSPFSPWCEDRVNDKPSLDKKDDYPGSRKPSNSIFRNLEKGDKTENRHRKDTTDSSKKNTTDSGGISASKESFSPLMVQTESPSHFSASHLQSLALSGLHSQQFFNPMNAGQMLFHPGQFAMGPGAFSAMSMGHLLASVSGASGMENGSLSAQGTGNPFPFHLSQHMLASQGIPMPTFGGLFPYPYNYMAAAAAAASAMPASTTASSLSRNPFLTSSRPRLRFNPYQIPVSMAQSTNLLTTGLPGGLNPGSESSKSGSRETSPVPDIHNNKAGSSHRTSSPKSMKDSINELQNIQRLVSGLESQRETYPPRDSPK
- the LOC106580995 gene encoding T-box transcription factor TBX2b isoform X1 — encoded protein: MRDPVFTGTAMAYHPFHAHRPTDFSMSAFLAAAQPSFFPTLTLPHGALTKPMSDHLVGAAEAGLHPALSHHHQAAHLRSLKSLEPEEEVEDDPKVTLEAKDLWDQFHKIGTEMVITKSGRRMFPPFKVRINGLDKKAKYILLMDIVAADDCRYKFHNSRWMVAGKADPEMPKRMYIHPDSPATGEQWMAKPVAFHKLKLTNNISDKHGFVSTTILNSMHKYQPRFHIVRANDILKLPYSTFRTYVFPETDFIAVTAYQNDKITQLKIDNNPFAKGFRDTGNGRREKREPFNSRKQLTLPSLRMYEDQCKADRDGGDSDASSSEPTTGRESAHSPVGPGSSPLRFSRISRDDKTCTDSEQELDHLDERCTASNSPGPEPPSPFSPWCEDRVNDKPSLDKKDDYPGSRKPSNSIFRNLEKGDKTENRHRKDTTDSSKKNTTDSGGISASKESFSPLMVQTESPSHFSASHLQSLALSGLHSQQFFNPMNAGQMLFHPGQFAMGPGAFSAMSMGHLLASVSGASGMENGSLSAQGTGNPFPFHLSQHMLASQGIPMPTFGGLFPYPYNYMAAAAAAASAMPASTTASSLSRNPFLTSSRPRLRFNPYQIPVSMAQSTNLLTTGLPGGLNPGSESSKSGSRETSPVPDIHNNKAGSSHRTSSPKSMKDSINELQNIQRLVSGLESQRETYPPRDSPK